The DNA sequence CAATAAAGGGCTTTGAATCGATCTTTTTTTCGTCCACAAAATAGGAAAAGGGCATCGTTAAATAAATCAAGATTATACTTGTTCGTAATGATACCTGCTAGTCCATCAATGCCACAGCGCATATCAGTGTGACCACAAACGATGGGTCACCTACCATTTACGAAGTAAATATCTCCTCCACTGGTAGGGAATAAATATGTTTTGAACATTCGAGAAATTAACGAGCATATTTAGACATCTCCGCTAAAACGGCATGTAAGATATGTTTATCAACTCCGTTATAAAACGTCGCTTCAGCACCGTTTATTTTGAAGTAACATGAAGGGATATCGGTATAGCGCTGATCAGATGAAGGTTGATTCAACTGAACAGGAACAATGATCGGATTTTCTTTCATAAAAAAATTGACCTCCTTTTCTTTGATAGCTTCATTTTAGCTCAAAGTTGGAGGTCAAAATAGACAGGTTTATATTACCCGCTTACTTTGAAAGAATACTTTAATAGGAAGTGGATTAGAGTTTCCTAGAAGTATAGTTGGAGCTTTTTTTAGCAGGATATTTATTAAACAAATTGAGTTAGCTGTATCAGATGAAATCATAGGAACATGGATTTTAGGCGCACTTTTAACTTATCCATTATCAACACTGGTACTTGGAAAAGAAGTGGCGGTCTTGGTTTATCTCGTTCTATTTCAATTAGTTTGGGAGAAGTGAATCTAACAAAAAAGACTGGCTAGCGTCCTAGCAGTCTTTTTGTTAGTGTATTCTATGGTTCGATATGCGTTAAAGGTTAATGTTTTTGTTCTTTTTTCTTTGTTGTGACACCTGTTCCAGGAACAGGTTCACCAGGTTCATAAATTTTACCTGGTTGTTTCACTTTCTTTTCATTATACTTATGCATTTTACCAGACATCGTAATTCACCTCCATAATCGTTATCATTTACTAAAATGATAGAACTAATCCATAAAAGTAAAAATAATCAGATCATTAGATAAGAGAAAAAAATTAGATGTATTAAAAATAATGGTAATCATTCTAAATTTTATAAATTAACCTTGCTGTTAAAGAAAAAATATGGATAAAATTCGAAAAAATATTTTAATTATGGAAAAAATATTATAAAATGTATGTGTAAAGTGAATATATTGGCAAATCTAGGGAAATCTAGAGGCGCAAAGCTAAAGGGGCTAAGGTTTATATAAACTATGCCAGCCAGTTGCCGAAGAATGATAATTCTTTGTATTTCATAAAAGAAATAATAACAAGCTTTGAACAGGCTTTTTTTATGATGTTTTTTTGTGATATTGAAATAAGATGGCAACTACCTTTTATAGGTAGTTTTTTTATTCTTAGGCGTGGTACCCTTCTTGCTTATATAAGCAATAAGAGAAATGAGTAGTTTTTTATCACTTTCGAATTATCATTAAGAAAAAGGGGTAAGATCATGAAAAAAAGTTTACCGAGTGTATTAGCATTATCACTAATTATCTCAAATTTTTCGCCAACACTAAGTGTATTCGCCAATGAATGGCAAACACAAGTGAAAGTTTCAGAAGAAGAAACTAAAGAAAATAAAGTGAGTGAAGCGATTGTTAGAGGCTTTGCATTAAATAGCTATGATAACTTTAATGCTTACAATGAAAAGTATCGCGTCTCACGAGATGAGATAGTCTCATTCTCAAATAATGGGGGACAATATAATTCAAGTTCGTTAGATAAAGCATTTGATAATAATTTATCAACTCATTGGGAAACTGGAACAAAAAATACTTCCTCATTTATCAATGAAGTGATTATTGAATTTAATCAGATTAAATCTATTGATCGTATTGTTTATGCCACTCGATAAGATGTGGCTAAAGGAAAAGGATTCCCAAATGAATTTGAAATTTATGCTTCGTTGTCTGGGGAAGATGATGATTTTCGATTAGCTGTTACTGGAAGTCATACTACAACAGGAAATATGATGGAGTTTAAGTTTGATACGATTCAAGCTAAAAAAATTAAATTTGTTTTTAAATCAGCTAATCAAGATTGGGCCAGTGCATCAGAATTTTGGTTCTATAAAGAAGATGCACTTCTGAATCAAATGAATCACATTTTTACGAATGAGTCTAAAAATGAACTAAGTGAAGAATTTAATACCATTGAGAAGTTAAATGAATTTGAGGTTCTTGCACAGCAACATCCATTTTATGATGATTTTAAAGAGGATATTGCTAATGCTCGAATTTTATTAGAATTAACAGAAGTTAACTATATGAATGCGATGATTTCAACGTTTACTTCTTTTGATGATGAGAGATTAGAGGCTTATGATGCATTATATAAAGTGCCTTCTGAAAAAATCACAAGTATCACGACGAATGGTGGTCATTATGCAAGTCATAGCATTTTAAATGCAATGGATAATGACATCAATACAAGATGGCATTCGAGATCTCAAAATAGTTCAAGCCATACGAATGAAGTTATTATTACATTAGAAGAATTAACAACAATTAATCGCTTAATGTATTCAAATAATCACTCTAGAGGATATGCCCAAGCATTTGAAATTTATATCTCAAAAACATCTCAAGGTGATACATTTGAAAAAGTAACAGCTGGAGAGATGGCGATTGATACAAAAAATACGATGGAGATTTTATTTAATCCAACAGATGCACGTCGTATTAAATTTGTGTTTACAGAAGGATATGAAAACTGGGCAATTGCTTCTGAGTTTGGAATTTATAAACCAGATAGTATCTCTGAAGTAATGGATCGCTTATTCATAGATAAGACTATGAGTGAATTAAACCCGGAATTTGCTACAATTGCAATGATAGAATCATTGACTGAACAGGTAAAAAATCATCCATTTGCCGATGAGTATATGGAAAAGTTGAACATTGCTAAAGAGTTAATAGAATTTGGTACCATCCAATCGGGAACTTCTAATGTAAGTAAATTTACACCATTCTATACAGAATATATCAAACAATATGATGAGATGTTCCGTGTGCCTATTTCTGCGATTAGTAATAATGGTGGAAATTATCCAGGAGCCCCACTTCAATATGCAATTGATGAAGATGTCACAACACATTGGGAGACTGGGAAACCTAATAGTGATACATTTAAAAATGAAGTTATTTTAACGTTAGAAAAAACAACAGAAGTCGATCGTTTAACTTATAAAGCTCGAACGATTAATAAAGGATTCCCAACAAAATTTAGTATCTATATTTCGCCAGTTGCTACAGGGGATAACTTCCAAAAAGTTTCGGAAGGTCACTATGCGGTGACAAATGACCTGTTAGAAATCAAGTTTGATTCAACAAAAGCAAAGCGTATTAAATTTGTTTTTGAAGAAGCTCATCAAGATTGGTCATCTATTGGAGATATCCGTGTTTATAAGGAAGATGCTACTGCAGATCAAATGAAAAATCTATTTACAAATGGACTGATGAATGAAGTATCTGAAGCTTTTAATACAATTGAAAAATTAGAAATTTTAGAGAATAAAGTGAGTGAGCATCCATTAGCTTCTATTTATCAAGAAGATATTCAGTTAGCAAAAGATATTATTAATAATGAATTACAAACGGTAAAAACAGTTACCGTAGAGCAACATGGTGACCGAACTGCACACAGTAATCAGAATTTAAAGTTTGGATTTGGAAATAATAATCAACCAACTGGAGTGTTGGCGAAACCAGGTGATACAGTTGTTGTTTATGTTGATGCTGAACCAGGAAAACCATTACCTCAACTGTTTTTCTCACAGCAAGAGGGAAGTTTTGCAAACTGGGGAAGAACGGTTAGTTTACATGCTGGAAAAAATGTCATTACAGTGCCAGAAGTCACTCAAAATGATGGGTGGTACCATCATTCAGTAACACCGGGTGGAGCGGTATATATTGTTAATCCTTATACAGAGGAGCAACAAGGAAAGTCACCAGTTATCCGATTTGCTAAAGGTGTTGAAGTATTCCCAATGATGGATAAAAATACAGATGAGCAAGAGTTTTTACAGTTATTAAAAGATTATAAAGCGCGATTAGATGCAGATAAAAAAGCAAATCCAGATGTTATGAATCGTCAAATGATTGATATCGTTGAAATTGTATCTGATCATTTAGTATTCACGGGAACAGCAACCGGTGCATATGAAGCCTATGTGAACCAAGAGTTTAGTCCACTTCAAACTGTAAACATGTATAATGACCACATGGATTTAGTATTTGAATATTTAGGATTGGATGGTAGCAATGAATTAAATGATGTGAAGTATACGCGTGAAAATATTCGTCTAGCTCAACCATTTGGATATATGTATGCTTATACAAATCATATCGGGGTTCAAGGCGATGTTATGGTTAGTATGTTAACGAGTGTCGGTGGTTGGGGTGTTGACCATGAAATGGGTCATCGATTAGATATTGGAGTTCGAACAATCGGAGAAGTTACAAATAACATGATTCCACAGAATTCATCGTATTACTATAATAAACCAGATAAGCGTATCCCATTTGAAAGTCATATTTATAAAAATGTAATTTCCAAAGATAATAATGAGTATTATTCAGGTTCATACTTTGAAAATTTAGCAGTATTTTGGCAATTAGAAATGATTTATCCTGGTTATTGGGCTAAACTTAATCGACAATATCGTGAGAACAATGTTGTATTAGATTCACAAGATTCAGCAAACGATAAATTAAATCAATTAGCAAAATACTCAAGTATTGCGTTAGAGTTAGATTTAACTGAACATTTTGAACGCCATGGGTTCTTTGTTTCAGATGAGACAAAAGAATTTGTCAGCCAATATAAAAAACCAGAAGTTAAAACGTGGTATGCAAATTATGACTATATTGAATATAAAGGAAATGGCTTTGAAAAAGAGACAGGATTAGTGGTTGAACGTTTAACGCATGGTGAACATAATCAGTTAGTATTCAAAGTAAATGCTGATGTTGCCGCTGATGTTTTAGGATATGAGATTTTTAAAGATGAAGAATTAATCGGATTTACTTCAACAAATAGTTTTATTGATACAACGACTGAAGTTGGAGAAGCGGTTGAGTACAAGGTAATTCCTTATGATAAGAAGTTAAATCCAGGTGAAGAAGTTCATCTTCATTCATTAGCGCCGACAATTATGACTAGTCAAGAAAAGGTAATATTCAAATTAAATGAGGCATTTGAACCGATGAATCTTGCAAAAGCTTATACATATACTGGTGAAGAGATGACGAATGCAGTAACAGTTAATCATTCAGTTGATATGAGTCAAAAAGGAATCTATCCAGTCACTTTCATGGCCGAAGATCAAGGAATGACAACGGCTAAAACTATTAAAGTCGAAGTGGTTAGTGACTATGACTATTTATCAGATATTGAATGGACAGATGTTGAAACAGTATGGGGAACACCACGACGAAATGAAAATATTAAAGGTCGTATAAATGGTGACATTCAAACCTTTGAACAAGGATTTGGAATTCATGCGAATGGAAAAATAACGTATGATTTAACAGATTTAGACTATGATCGATTTGAAGCATTAATTGGGGTAGACATGAATATTGCCTCTCAATTAAATTCAAGTTTACAAGTGAAGGTTATTGCAGATGGTCAAGTTTTAGCAAAGACGCCAATTTTAAAACATGCCGATAATATGGTATCTGTCGATGTGCCAGTTAAAGGAGTTAAGGAATTAGTAATTGAGATAAATGATGCAGGGAATGGAAATACGTCAGACCATGCTATAATCGCTAATCCGAAATTAATTACAAATAATGCCAAACCGCAATTAACAATTCCAAAGGATGCAGCTGTGAAAGTAGGACAAAAATTAGAAGACATTATCGGTACATACACGGCAAAAGATGCTGAAGATGGAGAATTAACAGGATCAGTACAAGTATCAGGAGCAGAAAACGTTAACTTCGATTGTCCAGGAAAATATACAATTACTTATACTGTTACAGATTCAGATGGGAATCAAGTTGAAAAAACTCGTACGATTTCAGTCGTTGATATGAATGATTTTACGTATCTAACAGATTACGACTGGAAATCAGCAAATCAAAGTTATGGAAGTGCGAAAAAAGATATCTCTGCAAGTGGAAATACCTTGAGATTAACAAATGAAGATGGATCAGTAGCGACTTATGAACACGGAATTGGTGCTCATTCAACGTCAACGATTATCTATGATTTAAGCGATAAAGATTATCAATTTTTCAGCTCATATGTTGGGGTCGATCGTCAAATGTATGGTTCAGTCGGAAGTGTTGTTTTTCAAGTTTATGTTGATGGGGAAAAACAGTTTGATAGCGGATTAATGAATTCAAGAGACCCACAACAGTATGTAGAGGTTAATTTAGCAGGTGCGAAAGAATTAAAACTTGTGGTGACAGATGGTGGAAATGGTGACGGATCAGACCATGCAACATGGGGAGATACAAAACTTCATTTTGCTAATAGTGAACGTGAAGAAATTAACCGTGAATCATTAGATACTTTATTAGAAGAAATTGACTCACTAACGGCTTCTGATTATACTGAATCATCGTGGTTAAACTTAATGCAAGTTCTTCAAGAAGTAACTACACAATTAGCAGCGGGATATAATCAAGAAACAATCAATCAATTAACAGCTACTTTACAAGAAGCTTACGAGAAACTAGAAAAGGTTGTTAGTTTTGATGAATTAGTTCAATTAATTACAACTGTAGAAGAGATGGACTTATCAGCTTACACGTCTGAAAGTGTTGAACAGTTACAAACTACTTTAGAGCAAGCAAAAGCATTAGTAGAAAATGCAACACTTCAACCAGAAGTCGATCAAATGATTGAAAAACTTCAAACTGCAATTAATCAATTAGAAAAA is a window from the Turicibacter bilis genome containing:
- a CDS encoding NPCBM/NEW2 domain-containing protein, encoding MAKGKGFPNEFEIYASLSGEDDDFRLAVTGSHTTTGNMMEFKFDTIQAKKIKFVFKSANQDWASASEFWFYKEDALLNQMNHIFTNESKNELSEEFNTIEKLNEFEVLAQQHPFYDDFKEDIANARILLELTEVNYMNAMISTFTSFDDERLEAYDALYKVPSEKITSITTNGGHYASHSILNAMDNDINTRWHSRSQNSSSHTNEVIITLEELTTINRLMYSNNHSRGYAQAFEIYISKTSQGDTFEKVTAGEMAIDTKNTMEILFNPTDARRIKFVFTEGYENWAIASEFGIYKPDSISEVMDRLFIDKTMSELNPEFATIAMIESLTEQVKNHPFADEYMEKLNIAKELIEFGTIQSGTSNVSKFTPFYTEYIKQYDEMFRVPISAISNNGGNYPGAPLQYAIDEDVTTHWETGKPNSDTFKNEVILTLEKTTEVDRLTYKARTINKGFPTKFSIYISPVATGDNFQKVSEGHYAVTNDLLEIKFDSTKAKRIKFVFEEAHQDWSSIGDIRVYKEDATADQMKNLFTNGLMNEVSEAFNTIEKLEILENKVSEHPLASIYQEDIQLAKDIINNELQTVKTVTVEQHGDRTAHSNQNLKFGFGNNNQPTGVLAKPGDTVVVYVDAEPGKPLPQLFFSQQEGSFANWGRTVSLHAGKNVITVPEVTQNDGWYHHSVTPGGAVYIVNPYTEEQQGKSPVIRFAKGVEVFPMMDKNTDEQEFLQLLKDYKARLDADKKANPDVMNRQMIDIVEIVSDHLVFTGTATGAYEAYVNQEFSPLQTVNMYNDHMDLVFEYLGLDGSNELNDVKYTRENIRLAQPFGYMYAYTNHIGVQGDVMVSMLTSVGGWGVDHEMGHRLDIGVRTIGEVTNNMIPQNSSYYYNKPDKRIPFESHIYKNVISKDNNEYYSGSYFENLAVFWQLEMIYPGYWAKLNRQYRENNVVLDSQDSANDKLNQLAKYSSIALELDLTEHFERHGFFVSDETKEFVSQYKKPEVKTWYANYDYIEYKGNGFEKETGLVVERLTHGEHNQLVFKVNADVAADVLGYEIFKDEELIGFTSTNSFIDTTTEVGEAVEYKVIPYDKKLNPGEEVHLHSLAPTIMTSQEKVIFKLNEAFEPMNLAKAYTYTGEEMTNAVTVNHSVDMSQKGIYPVTFMAEDQGMTTAKTIKVEVVSDYDYLSDIEWTDVETVWGTPRRNENIKGRINGDIQTFEQGFGIHANGKITYDLTDLDYDRFEALIGVDMNIASQLNSSLQVKVIADGQVLAKTPILKHADNMVSVDVPVKGVKELVIEINDAGNGNTSDHAIIANPKLITNNAKPQLTIPKDAAVKVGQKLEDIIGTYTAKDAEDGELTGSVQVSGAENVNFDCPGKYTITYTVTDSDGNQVEKTRTISVVDMNDFTYLTDYDWKSANQSYGSAKKDISASGNTLRLTNEDGSVATYEHGIGAHSTSTIIYDLSDKDYQFFSSYVGVDRQMYGSVGSVVFQVYVDGEKQFDSGLMNSRDPQQYVEVNLAGAKELKLVVTDGGNGDGSDHATWGDTKLHFANSEREEINRESLDTLLEEIDSLTASDYTESSWLNLMQVLQEVTTQLAAGYNQETINQLTATLQEAYEKLEKVVSFDELVQLITTVEEMDLSAYTSESVEQLQTTLEQAKALVENATLQPEVDQMIEKLQTAINQLEKSEDLNQVVGIKDDYLKAEIIKTLNLQKNEVTVGDLLNLTSLTLSNRVKNLEGLQYAKNLESLVFPHAEVTDLSPLKDLTKLTKIVADWQIIEGGMLERTENKVSIDHKVINRQGERVIPSSIMVRHNQTFTEMPIDLATSMNENGVISFDTTSYETGSYSVFIAYENEADNYQAQVLYMFRVE
- a CDS encoding energy coupling factor transporter S component ThiW; translated protein: MGSGLEFPRSIVGAFFSRIFIKQIELAVSDEIIGTWILGALLTYPLSTLVLGKEVAVLVYLVLFQLVWEK